TAACTCCTCGGGGGTGATCATTTTACCATCAATACGCGTCACCGACTGGACCTTCTTGTCAGGCAGAACGGACCTGATCTCGGAAAAATACTGACCGAGATTGTGTTCCGGAACGATAATGTTTTCACAAGAGGCGGCTGCCTTTCTTATCCCGTTCTGCGCGACGGGCCAGAGCGAATGTACGACAAGAAGAGACACCTTCTTCCCCCGGCGACGCAGCTGTCTCACAGTCTCCCGGGCCGTTCGGGCCGCCAACCCATACGCAATAATCAATGTCTTCGCCCCCTCCTCCAAGTCTTCCTTGAGATACTCCAGTTCACTCCGATGCGACTCGATCTTCTCACTCAGATGACGGAGTGCCCGTTCCTTCTTTAACGTATCGGTCGCCAGAAATCCGCGCTCATCATGAATCGAGGTGTTGACACGTGAGTGAAGGTCTCCTCCCATTGCAAGGAAAGGGGGAACCTCTGAACCCTCCTTATAATGGTAAGGAAGAGACGGCTCTTTGCCGACCGTTCGATAGAGCGTCAAGGGAGCTTTATAATCCGAAGCAGAGACCGTCGCCTGGTTCATCACAAGCTCCTTGCAAGTCATGAGAAAGACCGGTGTCCGAAACTTCTCCGCCAGATTGAAACACTCCATCGTGAGAGAGTAGGACTCGGCCAGGCTCGAGGGGCAGAGCGCAATCACGGGATATCCCCCCGATGTAACCCACCGCACAAACTGAATATCCCCCTCGGCGCTTGTCGTTGCCGCACCGGTTGCCGGCCCCATTCGCTGCACGTTCACAATCACGATCGGAAGCTCCGCCATCTGGGCAAAC
This portion of the Deltaproteobacteria bacterium genome encodes:
- a CDS encoding pyruvate flavodoxin/ferredoxin oxidoreductase; this translates as MTSSGLELVTGSEVIARAAVDAGCRFFAGYPITPASGILAAMTKLLPQVQGVVIEGEDEIASIGFCLGASATGMKVMTASSGPGLSLYSENIGFAQMAELPIVIVNVQRMGPATGAATTSAEGDIQFVRWVTSGGYPVIALCPSSLAESYSLTMECFNLAEKFRTPVFLMTCKELVMNQATVSASDYKAPLTLYRTVGKEPSLPYHYKEGSEVPPFLAMGGDLHSRVNTSIHDERGFLATDTLKKERALRHLSEKIESHRSELEYLKEDLEEGAKTLIIAYGLAARTARETVRQLRRRGKKVSLLVVHSLWPVAQNGIRKAAASCENIIVPEHNLGQYFSEIRSVLPDKKVQSVTRIDGKMITPEELMRCM